A single genomic interval of Dromiciops gliroides isolate mDroGli1 chromosome 1, mDroGli1.pri, whole genome shotgun sequence harbors:
- the SEMA6B gene encoding semaphorin-6B isoform X3, which translates to MPAPSLPPFPVLRTGIHVLFQILTLMLGAIQGPSPEEPQPLAVAPRDYLKQYPVFTGSGPSRFPPASSTEGLNIQRMLRVNRTLFIGDRDNLYRVELEPPTASELRYHRKLTWQSNPNDINICRMKGKQEGECRNFVKVLLVRDDNTLFVCGSNAFNPICANYSMDTLEPMGDNISGMARCPYDPKHANVALFSGGMLFTATVTDFLAIDAVIYRSLGDSPTLRTVKHDSKWFKEPYFVHAVEWGSHVYFFFREIAMEFNYLEKVVVSRVGRVCKNDVGGSPRVLEKQWTSFLKARLNCSVPGDSHFYFNVLQAATGILNLGGRPVILALFSTPSNSIPGSAVCAFDMGQVASVFEGRFREQKSPESIWTPVPEELVPKPRPGLCASPGMPYNASSAFPDEILNFVKTHPLMDEAVPSLGHAPWIVRTLARHQLTRVAVDTSAGPWGNQTVVFLGSDTGTVLKFLIRPSSSARGPTEQSVFLEEFETYRPDRCGRGPEESRRLLSLEIDPTAGALLVAFPRCVVRVPVARCQQHSGCMKNCIGSQDPYCGWTPDGSCIFLAPGTRATFDQDISGASTSGLGDCTGLLRESFMEERAGLVSVNLLVTSSVAAFVIGAVVSGFSVCWFVGHRDRRELARRKDKEAILAHGGEGQVVSVSRLGERRGGPGPRAGPPETLLAPLMQNGWPQAALLQAGQHELASGLLPTPEQTPLQQKRCPSGLQRRGWEQSQGVLHTVLREPSGNAPSLGAASSSSSSIILLHPGGGGHGPDPEAGGDVRFLPSAMAGGRDQVGGMAPSQARPGRASYVEFPITPHASPDRRRVVSAPTGHLDPATDSLSRPWSPPTGSLTRSGPAAPALRRTHTFNSGSGSGEGRPGEPHHSRRPRPLTDFARLLPYGPERTAPPVQ; encoded by the exons ATGCCAGCACCCAGCCTGCCACCTTTCCCGGTGCTGAGGACCGGGATCCATGTCCTGTTCCAGATCCTGACCTTGATGCTGGGAGCTATCCAGGGCCCTTCTCCCGAGGAGCCTCAGCCTCTCGCAGTGGCACCACGGGATT ACTTAAAGCAGTACCCAGTGTTCACAGGCAGTGGTCCGAGCCGCTTCCCTCCAGCCTCTAGCACCGAAGGGCTCAACATTCAGCGTATGCTTCGGGTCAACAGGACCCTGTTCATTGGAGACAG GGATAACCTGTACCGAGTAGAGCTGGAGCCACCCACGGCCAGTGAACTGCGCTACCATCGG AAACTGACCTGGCAATCAAATCCAAATGACATCAACATCTGTCGGATGAAGGGGAAGCAGGAG GGCGAGTGCCGTAACTTTGTGAAGGTGCTGTTGGTTCGAGATGATAACACCCTCTTCGTGTGTGGGTCCAATGCATTCAACCCAATTTGTGCCAACTATAGT ATGGATACCCTAGAGCCTATGGGAGACAATATCAGTGGCATGGCCCGGTGCCCCTATGACCCCAAGCACGCCAATGTTGCCCTCTTCTCTG GTGGGATGCTTTTCACAGCGACAGTCACTGACTTCCTGGCCATTGATGCTGTCATCTACCGAAGTCTGGGTGACAGCCCCACACTCCGCACCGTCAAGCATGATTCCAAGTGGTTCAAAG AGCCTTATTTTGTCCATGCTGTGGAGTGGGGGAGTCACGTGTATTTCTTTTTTCGAGAGATTGCCATGGAGTTCAACTACCTGGAGAAG GTGGTGGTGTCTCGTGTGGGCCGTGTGTGCAAGAATGATGTGGGCGGCTCCCCTCGGGTATTGGAGAAGCAGTGGACGTCCTTCCTGAAGGCTCGACTCAACTGCTCTGTGCCCGGAGACTCCCACTTCTATTTCAACGTCCTCCAAGCTGCCACTGGCATCCTCAACTTGGGAGGCCGCCCTGTAATCCTGGCCCTCTTCTCTACTCCCAGCAACAG TATCCCCGGCTCAGCCGTCTGCGCCTTCGACATGGGCCAGGTGGCCTCTGTCTTTGAAGGCCGCTTTCGGGAACAGAAGTCACCGGAGTCCATCTGGACCCCAGTGCCTGAAGAACTGGTACCCAAGCCTCG GCCTGGGCTCTGTGCATCCCCTGGAATGCCCTACAACGCGTCCAGTGCCTTCCCTGACGAGATCCTCAACTTTGTCAAGACTCACCCACTTATGGATGAGGCAGTCCCTTCCCTGGGTCACGCCCCCTGGATTGTGCGCACCCTTGCCCG GCACCAGCTGACCCGGGTGGCTGTGGACACCAGTGCAGGACCCTGGGGGAACCAGACCGTTGTGTTCCTGGGTTCTGACACGGGCACTGTGCTGAAGTTCCTAATCCGACCCAGTAGCAGCGCCCGGGGGCCCACTGAGCAGAGCGTCTTTCTGGAGGAGTTTGAGACCTACCGACCCGACAG GTGCGGGCGTGGCCCTGAGGAGAGCCGGAGGCTTCTGAGCCTGGAGATTGACCCCACAGCTGGTGCCCTGCTGGTGGCCTTCCCTCGGTGCGTGGTCCGTGTGCCTGTGGCCCGCTGTCAGCAGCACTCAGGTTGCATGAA GAACTGCATAGGCAGCCAGGATCCCTACTGTGGCTGGACACCTGATGGCTCCTGCATCTTCCTGGCCCCAGGCACCAG GGCTACCTTTGACCAGGATATCTCTGGAGCCAGCACATCTGGCTTAGGGGACTGTACTG GTCTCCTtcgggaaagcttcatggaggagcgGGCTGGCCTCGTGTCTGTGAACCTGCTGGTCACTTCTTCAGTGGCTGCCTTTGTCATTGGGGCCGTGGTCTCAGGCTTCAGTGTCTGCTGGTTCGTGGGGCACCGAGACCGGCGGGAGTTGGCCCGCCGCAAGGACAAGGAGGCGATCCTGGCCCATGGTGGGGAGGGCCAGGTGGTGAGCGTGAGCCGCCTGGGTGAGCGGCGTGGGGGGCCCGGGCCTCGGGCTGGGCCCCCTGAGACCCTGCTGGCCCCCCTCATGCAGAATGGTTGGCCCCAAGCAGCCTTGCTGCAGGCTGGCCAGCACGAACTTGCCTCAGGCCTCCTGCCCACCCCAGAGCAGACCCCGCTGCAGCAGAAGCGCTGCCCCAGCGGACTGCAGCGGCGTGGCTGGGAGCAGAGTCAAGGAGTCCTCCACACTGTCCTCCGGGAGCCCTCTGGAAATGCCCCGTCCCTTGGtgctgcctcctcctcttcctcttccatcaTCCTGCTGCACCCTGGTGGTGGCGGGCATGGGCCAGACCCAGAGGCAGGTGGCGATGTGCGTTTCCTGCCCTCAGCAATGGCCGGGGGCCGGGACCAAGTGGGTGGGATGGCCCCTTCCCAAGCCAGGCCGGGCCGGGCCTCTTACGTCGAATTTCCTATCACACCCCATGCCAGCCCTGATCGGCGGCGGGTAGTTTCAGCACCTACGGGCCACCTGGACCCAGCCACTGACAGCCTCTCCCGGCCCTGGAGCCCCCCTACGGGGAGCCTGACAAGGAGCGGGCCAGCTGCCCCGGCGCTGCGGCGTACTCACACCTTCAACAGTGGCAGCGGCAGCGGTGAAGGCCGCCCAGGGGAGCCCCACCACAGCCGCCGCCCCCGCCCACTCACAGACTTTGCCCGCTTGCTCCCCTACGGGCCTGAGAGGACTGCACCCCCTGTGCAGTAA
- the SEMA6B gene encoding semaphorin-6B isoform X2, with the protein MSSSGSTLPGHRTMPAPSLPPFPVLRTGIHVLFQILTLMLGAIQGPSPEEPQPLAVAPRDYLKQYPVFTGSGPSRFPPASSTEGLNIQRMLRVNRTLFIGDRDNLYRVELEPPTASELRYHRKLTWQSNPNDINICRMKGKQEGECRNFVKVLLVRDDNTLFVCGSNAFNPICANYSMDTLEPMGDNISGMARCPYDPKHANVALFSGGMLFTATVTDFLAIDAVIYRSLGDSPTLRTVKHDSKWFKEPYFVHAVEWGSHVYFFFREIAMEFNYLEKVVVSRVGRVCKNDVGGSPRVLEKQWTSFLKARLNCSVPGDSHFYFNVLQAATGILNLGGRPVILALFSTPSNSIPGSAVCAFDMGQVASVFEGRFREQKSPESIWTPVPEELVPKPRPGLCASPGMPYNASSAFPDEILNFVKTHPLMDEAVPSLGHAPWIVRTLARHQLTRVAVDTSAGPWGNQTVVFLGSDTGTVLKFLIRPSSSARGPTEQSVFLEEFETYRPDRCGRGPEESRRLLSLEIDPTAGALLVAFPRCVVRVPVARCQQHSGCMKNCIGSQDPYCGWTPDGSCIFLAPGTRATFDQDISGASTSGLGDCTGLLRESFMEERAGLVSVNLLVTSSVAAFVIGAVVSGFSVCWFVGHRDRRELARRKDKEAILAHGGEGQVVSVSRLGERRGGPGPRAGPPETLLAPLMQNGWPQAALLQAGQHELASGLLPTPEQTPLQQKRCPSGLQRRGWEQSQGVLHTVLREPSGNAPSLGAASSSSSSIILLHPGGGGHGPDPEAGGDVRFLPSAMAGGRDQVGGMAPSQARPGRASYVEFPITPHASPDRRRVVSAPTGHLDPATDSLSRPWSPPTGSLTRSGPAAPALRRTHTFNSGSGSGEGRPGEPHHSRRPRPLTDFARLLPYGPERTAPPVQ; encoded by the exons AAGCACCCTACCTGGCCACAGAACCATGCCAGCACCCAGCCTGCCACCTTTCCCGGTGCTGAGGACCGGGATCCATGTCCTGTTCCAGATCCTGACCTTGATGCTGGGAGCTATCCAGGGCCCTTCTCCCGAGGAGCCTCAGCCTCTCGCAGTGGCACCACGGGATT ACTTAAAGCAGTACCCAGTGTTCACAGGCAGTGGTCCGAGCCGCTTCCCTCCAGCCTCTAGCACCGAAGGGCTCAACATTCAGCGTATGCTTCGGGTCAACAGGACCCTGTTCATTGGAGACAG GGATAACCTGTACCGAGTAGAGCTGGAGCCACCCACGGCCAGTGAACTGCGCTACCATCGG AAACTGACCTGGCAATCAAATCCAAATGACATCAACATCTGTCGGATGAAGGGGAAGCAGGAG GGCGAGTGCCGTAACTTTGTGAAGGTGCTGTTGGTTCGAGATGATAACACCCTCTTCGTGTGTGGGTCCAATGCATTCAACCCAATTTGTGCCAACTATAGT ATGGATACCCTAGAGCCTATGGGAGACAATATCAGTGGCATGGCCCGGTGCCCCTATGACCCCAAGCACGCCAATGTTGCCCTCTTCTCTG GTGGGATGCTTTTCACAGCGACAGTCACTGACTTCCTGGCCATTGATGCTGTCATCTACCGAAGTCTGGGTGACAGCCCCACACTCCGCACCGTCAAGCATGATTCCAAGTGGTTCAAAG AGCCTTATTTTGTCCATGCTGTGGAGTGGGGGAGTCACGTGTATTTCTTTTTTCGAGAGATTGCCATGGAGTTCAACTACCTGGAGAAG GTGGTGGTGTCTCGTGTGGGCCGTGTGTGCAAGAATGATGTGGGCGGCTCCCCTCGGGTATTGGAGAAGCAGTGGACGTCCTTCCTGAAGGCTCGACTCAACTGCTCTGTGCCCGGAGACTCCCACTTCTATTTCAACGTCCTCCAAGCTGCCACTGGCATCCTCAACTTGGGAGGCCGCCCTGTAATCCTGGCCCTCTTCTCTACTCCCAGCAACAG TATCCCCGGCTCAGCCGTCTGCGCCTTCGACATGGGCCAGGTGGCCTCTGTCTTTGAAGGCCGCTTTCGGGAACAGAAGTCACCGGAGTCCATCTGGACCCCAGTGCCTGAAGAACTGGTACCCAAGCCTCG GCCTGGGCTCTGTGCATCCCCTGGAATGCCCTACAACGCGTCCAGTGCCTTCCCTGACGAGATCCTCAACTTTGTCAAGACTCACCCACTTATGGATGAGGCAGTCCCTTCCCTGGGTCACGCCCCCTGGATTGTGCGCACCCTTGCCCG GCACCAGCTGACCCGGGTGGCTGTGGACACCAGTGCAGGACCCTGGGGGAACCAGACCGTTGTGTTCCTGGGTTCTGACACGGGCACTGTGCTGAAGTTCCTAATCCGACCCAGTAGCAGCGCCCGGGGGCCCACTGAGCAGAGCGTCTTTCTGGAGGAGTTTGAGACCTACCGACCCGACAG GTGCGGGCGTGGCCCTGAGGAGAGCCGGAGGCTTCTGAGCCTGGAGATTGACCCCACAGCTGGTGCCCTGCTGGTGGCCTTCCCTCGGTGCGTGGTCCGTGTGCCTGTGGCCCGCTGTCAGCAGCACTCAGGTTGCATGAA GAACTGCATAGGCAGCCAGGATCCCTACTGTGGCTGGACACCTGATGGCTCCTGCATCTTCCTGGCCCCAGGCACCAG GGCTACCTTTGACCAGGATATCTCTGGAGCCAGCACATCTGGCTTAGGGGACTGTACTG GTCTCCTtcgggaaagcttcatggaggagcgGGCTGGCCTCGTGTCTGTGAACCTGCTGGTCACTTCTTCAGTGGCTGCCTTTGTCATTGGGGCCGTGGTCTCAGGCTTCAGTGTCTGCTGGTTCGTGGGGCACCGAGACCGGCGGGAGTTGGCCCGCCGCAAGGACAAGGAGGCGATCCTGGCCCATGGTGGGGAGGGCCAGGTGGTGAGCGTGAGCCGCCTGGGTGAGCGGCGTGGGGGGCCCGGGCCTCGGGCTGGGCCCCCTGAGACCCTGCTGGCCCCCCTCATGCAGAATGGTTGGCCCCAAGCAGCCTTGCTGCAGGCTGGCCAGCACGAACTTGCCTCAGGCCTCCTGCCCACCCCAGAGCAGACCCCGCTGCAGCAGAAGCGCTGCCCCAGCGGACTGCAGCGGCGTGGCTGGGAGCAGAGTCAAGGAGTCCTCCACACTGTCCTCCGGGAGCCCTCTGGAAATGCCCCGTCCCTTGGtgctgcctcctcctcttcctcttccatcaTCCTGCTGCACCCTGGTGGTGGCGGGCATGGGCCAGACCCAGAGGCAGGTGGCGATGTGCGTTTCCTGCCCTCAGCAATGGCCGGGGGCCGGGACCAAGTGGGTGGGATGGCCCCTTCCCAAGCCAGGCCGGGCCGGGCCTCTTACGTCGAATTTCCTATCACACCCCATGCCAGCCCTGATCGGCGGCGGGTAGTTTCAGCACCTACGGGCCACCTGGACCCAGCCACTGACAGCCTCTCCCGGCCCTGGAGCCCCCCTACGGGGAGCCTGACAAGGAGCGGGCCAGCTGCCCCGGCGCTGCGGCGTACTCACACCTTCAACAGTGGCAGCGGCAGCGGTGAAGGCCGCCCAGGGGAGCCCCACCACAGCCGCCGCCCCCGCCCACTCACAGACTTTGCCCGCTTGCTCCCCTACGGGCCTGAGAGGACTGCACCCCCTGTGCAGTAA
- the LRG1 gene encoding leucine-rich alpha-2-glycoprotein — translation MSFSNSEPGQSLAACGVGSSLPMQLLLFLLLFPSLGQGVPECPRACNCTLPLDSTSATCGPLDSFPKGLPVGTTYISVEYTNLSQLSSDALRGLPNLQELHLAGNRIGSLSSGLLTSTPTLEVLDLTGNALSELPSGLFRNSEALHSLVLKGNRLETLKVDWLEGLVTLSWLDVSANQLQRLPPDLLLNLTTLKTLDLSDNMLLELPPSLLKGLPHLERLHLQGNQLQTLTEGTFSANPCLGYLFLQGNRLNNLPSSIFSSLHELAMLDLSNNSLVQVPNGLLDKAGQMKDGFDLSENPWQCDEKLCGLYHWLLNNQDRMFFKNNTLCDSPKDQAGQRLLEVAKKKVCPNQ, via the exons ATGTCCTTCTCTAACTCAGAGCCTGGCCAAAG CCTGGCTGCCTGTGGCGTGGGTAGCTCTCTACCTATGCAGCTGCTGCTATTTCTTCTGCTGTTCCCATCTCTTGGGCAAGGGGTTCCTGAGTGCCCCAGGGCCTGCAACTGTACCTTGCCACTCGATAGCACATCAGCCACCTGTGGTCCCCTGGACAGCTTCCCCAAGGGCCTTCCTGTGGGCACTACTTACATTTCTGTAGAATATACCAACCTCTCACAGCTCTCAAGTGATGCCCTCAGGGGCCTCCCTAATCTCCAGGAATTGCACCTGGCTGGCAATAGGATTGGCAGCTTGAGCTCTGGGCTCCTGACATCCACACCCACCCTGGAGGTGCTGGACCTGACAGGTAACGCCTTGTCTGAGCTACCCAGTGGACTCTTCAGAAACTCAGAAGCCCTCCACTCCTTGGTGCTGAAAGGAAACAGACTAGAGACTCTCAAGGTGGACTGGTTGGAGGGTCTGGTGACCTTGAGCTGGCTGGATGTGTCTGCAAACCAGCTCCAGAGGCTGCCCCCAGATCTGCTCCTCAACCTTACCACCCTGAAGACCCTGGACCTGTCTGATAACATGTTGCTGGAGCTGCCCCCCAGTCTGCTGAAGGGCCTCCCCCACCTGGAAAGGCTTCACCTGCAGGGCAACCAGCTCCAGACTTTGACTGAGGGCACTTTTTCTGCTAACCCATGCCTGGGTTACCTTTTCCTTCAGGGAAACAGGCTCAACAACCTGCCTTCCAGCATCTTCAGCTCCCTGCATGAGCTGGCTATGCTTGACCTGTCCAACAACTCACTGGTGCAGGTCCCCAATGGGCTGTTGGATAAGGCGGGGCAGATGAAGGATGGCTTTGATCTCTCAGAGAATCCTTGGCAATGCGATGAGAAGCTATGTGGCCTCTACCACTGGCTTTTGAACAACCAGGACAGAATGTTCTTCAAGAATAACACCCTCTGTGACAGCCCCAAAGACCAAGCAGGCCAGAGGCTACTGGAAGTGGCTAAGAAAAAAGTCTGTCCCAATCAATAG
- the SEMA6B gene encoding semaphorin-6B isoform X1, which produces MSSSGLHWQSVGPREAHCLRAHRVPAPDQELLKVPPRSMLHLSSRTGPSSSPSPTLLTRSTLPGHRTMPAPSLPPFPVLRTGIHVLFQILTLMLGAIQGPSPEEPQPLAVAPRDYLKQYPVFTGSGPSRFPPASSTEGLNIQRMLRVNRTLFIGDRDNLYRVELEPPTASELRYHRKLTWQSNPNDINICRMKGKQEGECRNFVKVLLVRDDNTLFVCGSNAFNPICANYSMDTLEPMGDNISGMARCPYDPKHANVALFSGGMLFTATVTDFLAIDAVIYRSLGDSPTLRTVKHDSKWFKEPYFVHAVEWGSHVYFFFREIAMEFNYLEKVVVSRVGRVCKNDVGGSPRVLEKQWTSFLKARLNCSVPGDSHFYFNVLQAATGILNLGGRPVILALFSTPSNSIPGSAVCAFDMGQVASVFEGRFREQKSPESIWTPVPEELVPKPRPGLCASPGMPYNASSAFPDEILNFVKTHPLMDEAVPSLGHAPWIVRTLARHQLTRVAVDTSAGPWGNQTVVFLGSDTGTVLKFLIRPSSSARGPTEQSVFLEEFETYRPDRCGRGPEESRRLLSLEIDPTAGALLVAFPRCVVRVPVARCQQHSGCMKNCIGSQDPYCGWTPDGSCIFLAPGTRATFDQDISGASTSGLGDCTGLLRESFMEERAGLVSVNLLVTSSVAAFVIGAVVSGFSVCWFVGHRDRRELARRKDKEAILAHGGEGQVVSVSRLGERRGGPGPRAGPPETLLAPLMQNGWPQAALLQAGQHELASGLLPTPEQTPLQQKRCPSGLQRRGWEQSQGVLHTVLREPSGNAPSLGAASSSSSSIILLHPGGGGHGPDPEAGGDVRFLPSAMAGGRDQVGGMAPSQARPGRASYVEFPITPHASPDRRRVVSAPTGHLDPATDSLSRPWSPPTGSLTRSGPAAPALRRTHTFNSGSGSGEGRPGEPHHSRRPRPLTDFARLLPYGPERTAPPVQ; this is translated from the exons AAGCACCCTACCTGGCCACAGAACCATGCCAGCACCCAGCCTGCCACCTTTCCCGGTGCTGAGGACCGGGATCCATGTCCTGTTCCAGATCCTGACCTTGATGCTGGGAGCTATCCAGGGCCCTTCTCCCGAGGAGCCTCAGCCTCTCGCAGTGGCACCACGGGATT ACTTAAAGCAGTACCCAGTGTTCACAGGCAGTGGTCCGAGCCGCTTCCCTCCAGCCTCTAGCACCGAAGGGCTCAACATTCAGCGTATGCTTCGGGTCAACAGGACCCTGTTCATTGGAGACAG GGATAACCTGTACCGAGTAGAGCTGGAGCCACCCACGGCCAGTGAACTGCGCTACCATCGG AAACTGACCTGGCAATCAAATCCAAATGACATCAACATCTGTCGGATGAAGGGGAAGCAGGAG GGCGAGTGCCGTAACTTTGTGAAGGTGCTGTTGGTTCGAGATGATAACACCCTCTTCGTGTGTGGGTCCAATGCATTCAACCCAATTTGTGCCAACTATAGT ATGGATACCCTAGAGCCTATGGGAGACAATATCAGTGGCATGGCCCGGTGCCCCTATGACCCCAAGCACGCCAATGTTGCCCTCTTCTCTG GTGGGATGCTTTTCACAGCGACAGTCACTGACTTCCTGGCCATTGATGCTGTCATCTACCGAAGTCTGGGTGACAGCCCCACACTCCGCACCGTCAAGCATGATTCCAAGTGGTTCAAAG AGCCTTATTTTGTCCATGCTGTGGAGTGGGGGAGTCACGTGTATTTCTTTTTTCGAGAGATTGCCATGGAGTTCAACTACCTGGAGAAG GTGGTGGTGTCTCGTGTGGGCCGTGTGTGCAAGAATGATGTGGGCGGCTCCCCTCGGGTATTGGAGAAGCAGTGGACGTCCTTCCTGAAGGCTCGACTCAACTGCTCTGTGCCCGGAGACTCCCACTTCTATTTCAACGTCCTCCAAGCTGCCACTGGCATCCTCAACTTGGGAGGCCGCCCTGTAATCCTGGCCCTCTTCTCTACTCCCAGCAACAG TATCCCCGGCTCAGCCGTCTGCGCCTTCGACATGGGCCAGGTGGCCTCTGTCTTTGAAGGCCGCTTTCGGGAACAGAAGTCACCGGAGTCCATCTGGACCCCAGTGCCTGAAGAACTGGTACCCAAGCCTCG GCCTGGGCTCTGTGCATCCCCTGGAATGCCCTACAACGCGTCCAGTGCCTTCCCTGACGAGATCCTCAACTTTGTCAAGACTCACCCACTTATGGATGAGGCAGTCCCTTCCCTGGGTCACGCCCCCTGGATTGTGCGCACCCTTGCCCG GCACCAGCTGACCCGGGTGGCTGTGGACACCAGTGCAGGACCCTGGGGGAACCAGACCGTTGTGTTCCTGGGTTCTGACACGGGCACTGTGCTGAAGTTCCTAATCCGACCCAGTAGCAGCGCCCGGGGGCCCACTGAGCAGAGCGTCTTTCTGGAGGAGTTTGAGACCTACCGACCCGACAG GTGCGGGCGTGGCCCTGAGGAGAGCCGGAGGCTTCTGAGCCTGGAGATTGACCCCACAGCTGGTGCCCTGCTGGTGGCCTTCCCTCGGTGCGTGGTCCGTGTGCCTGTGGCCCGCTGTCAGCAGCACTCAGGTTGCATGAA GAACTGCATAGGCAGCCAGGATCCCTACTGTGGCTGGACACCTGATGGCTCCTGCATCTTCCTGGCCCCAGGCACCAG GGCTACCTTTGACCAGGATATCTCTGGAGCCAGCACATCTGGCTTAGGGGACTGTACTG GTCTCCTtcgggaaagcttcatggaggagcgGGCTGGCCTCGTGTCTGTGAACCTGCTGGTCACTTCTTCAGTGGCTGCCTTTGTCATTGGGGCCGTGGTCTCAGGCTTCAGTGTCTGCTGGTTCGTGGGGCACCGAGACCGGCGGGAGTTGGCCCGCCGCAAGGACAAGGAGGCGATCCTGGCCCATGGTGGGGAGGGCCAGGTGGTGAGCGTGAGCCGCCTGGGTGAGCGGCGTGGGGGGCCCGGGCCTCGGGCTGGGCCCCCTGAGACCCTGCTGGCCCCCCTCATGCAGAATGGTTGGCCCCAAGCAGCCTTGCTGCAGGCTGGCCAGCACGAACTTGCCTCAGGCCTCCTGCCCACCCCAGAGCAGACCCCGCTGCAGCAGAAGCGCTGCCCCAGCGGACTGCAGCGGCGTGGCTGGGAGCAGAGTCAAGGAGTCCTCCACACTGTCCTCCGGGAGCCCTCTGGAAATGCCCCGTCCCTTGGtgctgcctcctcctcttcctcttccatcaTCCTGCTGCACCCTGGTGGTGGCGGGCATGGGCCAGACCCAGAGGCAGGTGGCGATGTGCGTTTCCTGCCCTCAGCAATGGCCGGGGGCCGGGACCAAGTGGGTGGGATGGCCCCTTCCCAAGCCAGGCCGGGCCGGGCCTCTTACGTCGAATTTCCTATCACACCCCATGCCAGCCCTGATCGGCGGCGGGTAGTTTCAGCACCTACGGGCCACCTGGACCCAGCCACTGACAGCCTCTCCCGGCCCTGGAGCCCCCCTACGGGGAGCCTGACAAGGAGCGGGCCAGCTGCCCCGGCGCTGCGGCGTACTCACACCTTCAACAGTGGCAGCGGCAGCGGTGAAGGCCGCCCAGGGGAGCCCCACCACAGCCGCCGCCCCCGCCCACTCACAGACTTTGCCCGCTTGCTCCCCTACGGGCCTGAGAGGACTGCACCCCCTGTGCAGTAA